The genome window TGATGCGCCGGTCGTGAGCGGCGCGATCCGGGACGTTTCCGTGGGGGAGATCGCGACCGGACAGCCGTTCATCGTCACGACGAAATTCCAGAATACCGGCAACCACCACTACTACGGCCTCAAGAACACCGTCGTCATCTCGAACGGGAGCGGCACCGTCGCGACAGGTTCCTTTGGGCCGGCCGCGTGGGCGATTATCCCGGGCAGCACCGTCCACATCAAGGTCCCCGTCAATACCCCGCTCCCCGTGGGGACGTACACGGTCCGGTCAACGGTCACGGGGGAGGACGGGACCGTCCTTGACAGCAAGTCGGTGGACTTCCAGGTCGCCCTCCCCTTCACCCCACCCCCGACGTCGACGACCATCACGCTCACGCCCCAGGCAGAGGGACTCCTCGTCTCTCCCGACGGCAGGTACTCGGTGTATTTCCCCGCGGGATCCGTCCTGAGTAACGTCGACGTCACCCTGCGGCCCCTGCAGGCCAGCATGTTGCCCTCCGGGGCCGAGCCCGTGCAGGCGGGTTCGAGCATATTCGCGGTCGAGGGGCTCGCGGGGCTGCTCGCGAAACCCGCGACGGTGAGGGTGAAGTACTCGGGAGACGATCTCCGGGTTGCCGGCGGGGATGCAAGCGCACTTGGTCTTGCCCGGTTCGATGCGGGCACCAATGCGTGGACCATTCTCCCCACGGAGAGATCGGGTGACACGCTCGTCGCGCAGTCGGACCGGATGGGTGTCTGGGCCGTCGTGCACGCACCCGGTAGCGCGGGAGTCCCGGGGATGGTGCCCGGTACTCTCGTGATCGTGGGGGCGATCGTCGGGGTCGTCGTCCTCGTCCTCGTCGTCGTGGCGCTCAGGAGGAAGAAGGGCCCCATTTAATCTTGGTGTCTCCTTCGACCCTCCCACAACGTTTTTTTCACGATTTGGTGGCCTGTGGTATCGGATTTCGGGAGAACTGCACGCGGGAATACTTCAAACTTCATGCGACCTCTTGGCTCAGGATGAATAATTTCTCCGCGTATTCCTCGATCAATTCCCGGAAGGCGAGCACGGAGAGCCATTTTCTGGGGATTGCACCGACACCGTAGAATGCCCCCGCGAGTTGGCCGTAAATTGCTCCTGTCGTGTCTGCATCTTCACCGAGGTTCACCGAAAGGAGGCACCCTTCTTCGAAAGACCTCCCATTGGAAAATGCCCAGAGGGCAGCTTCCATCGATGCGACGACATATCCCCGTCCCCGGATTTCTGGTGGTTCCTTCTCCTTGAAGGAACCCCTGGCAACTTCTCGCACTTCCTCGCAGAGTGGGTGGGAATCCCAGAACCCCTCGACGGGGCAGAAATGGGGGGAGAGTATCTCGTCCTTTGACCGGCCTTCCAGTGCTCCCACGATGAGGCCTGCGAAATACCGGCAGGCATCGACCACTACCGGTAACCCGTGCGTCGTCCTCGAGCTTTCTCCCGCCATTTCGATTGCTCTCTCCGGGTCTCTCGAAAAAAACATCGCAACGGGAGCAAGTCTCATGAGGGATCCATTGGACGCAGAACGGGAATCGGTCTGCCCGGGGTATGGCTCGCGTGTCCTTTGGAATTGCGAGAGCGCCGCCCTGGTGGTTGTCCCGATATCGAAACATCTGCCCGTGCTCGAGAGGTATCCCTCTTTCCACCACCGGCAATAGCGTTCGAGCTGGTCGACGGGATCAAAACCTCTCCTCTCTACCAGGCTCTCCGCGAGGCAGAGAGCAAGGGATGTATCGTCGGTATACTGGCCTGGCTCGAGGTGGAAGGGCCCTCCTCCAACCATCGAACGGATGGGTGTAAAATCCCCCGGCTCCTTGAACTCGAATGCTGTCCCCAGTGCATCCCCTGTCGCAAGTCCGAGGAGACATCCCAGGAAGCGCTCCCGTGCATCCATCGGTGATTTCCTGTCACGGGATATTATTGAGTTTTTCGAAAAACTCGGGGAAGTTTCCTGGCACGGATCGCAAGCCAATAGTCTTGCAATCACGCGTGGTGTCACCCAGGATGCGACAATTATCACCGCAGAACCAGAAAACCAACCTAAGAGGCATCACCGTGCGGAGAGGGGAAAACCCGGGGAAACAAGGACGGGATATGGACGAAACGGGGAGAGACCTCGTATTTTGGATGCAGGCTCTCTGTGCTCCTCAGCAGGGAGAATCAGTCCCCTCAAAAAAACGGGAAAAAAGAAATTGCGAGTTGGTTTACCAGCTCTCGGCGAACGCGGTGTTCACGTAGATGTCCTCGAGCCGGGCCTTGTGGCCGCGCTCCATGTTCGCAAGCTCGAGGAACATCTTCTTCTGCTCGGGGTCCTCGCTGTTGTTCGCGAGCGCGGTGTACATCTGCATGGCCTCGAGCTCCTTCTTGATCGCGACGACGAGGCCGTCGACGGGCTTCATGTCGGGGCTTAAGTCGGGCGTCTTGATGTTGTCCCCGACCTTGAAGTCCTTTGCCGGCGAGAACTTGAGGGCCTTCACGTCCTTTGCGAGGAGTCCCTGGAGGAACTCGCGGTGCTTCGTCTCCTCGCCGGCAAGCTCGGTAAAGAGTCTCTTGAGGTTTGCGTCCTTCACCTTGTCAGAAACGGTCTTGTAGAAAGTATATGCCTCCACTTCGCGGTTGATCGCCATGGAGATGATCTTCTTGTAGTCTTCCGGAGTCATGTGAAATCCTCCGTGTCACTTTATAAGAGTGATGGTATAAATAGCATTGGTTCCCGCATGGTCTCCCCCGTCCCGGAAAGAAAGGGCGTGCGGGGGGCTACACGGCGGGATTTCCGGGAGGTGGCGGTGTTCTTCCGCGGGTCCCCTCCCTTTCGCACGTGTACCCCCCCGCACACCCCGGGACGGTTGCCGGGTGCCCGGCCTCCAAGGGCGGGACCCGCCAGGTTCTTCACCCTGCCGCGTCATCAGGTACGTGAGGGAGGAATATCCCTGCGCAGG of Methanolinea sp. contains these proteins:
- a CDS encoding ADP-ribosylglycohydrolase family protein, with product MDARERFLGCLLGLATGDALGTAFEFKEPGDFTPIRSMVGGGPFHLEPGQYTDDTSLALCLAESLVERRGFDPVDQLERYCRWWKEGYLSSTGRCFDIGTTTRAALSQFQRTREPYPGQTDSRSASNGSLMRLAPVAMFFSRDPERAIEMAGESSRTTHGLPVVVDACRYFAGLIVGALEGRSKDEILSPHFCPVEGFWDSHPLCEEVREVARGSFKEKEPPEIRGRGYVVASMEAALWAFSNGRSFEEGCLLSVNLGEDADTTGAIYGQLAGAFYGVGAIPRKWLSVLAFRELIEEYAEKLFILSQEVA
- a CDS encoding ferritin family protein translates to MTPEDYKKIISMAINREVEAYTFYKTVSDKVKDANLKRLFTELAGEETKHREFLQGLLAKDVKALKFSPAKDFKVGDNIKTPDLSPDMKPVDGLVVAIKKELEAMQMYTALANNSEDPEQKKMFLELANMERGHKARLEDIYVNTAFAESW